The following nucleotide sequence is from Alkalihalobacillus sp. LMS39.
GATCTTTCGATTCAACCTTTTTCAAAAGTTGTTACGTTGTTTCTTTACGCAAACTGTATCTTTTTACAAATGTACCATCGGAAAATGTCATATAGTAATAAGAATACCGGTCTTCTTCATCAATATACGTAATTTCATAAACGGTACGGTCATTTTCATACCCTAACCTAATCGAAATGATTTTTTTAGGGTCAAGTTCTGATAAAGCAAAAGAACGGACTTGGTCTTTTGTTATACCGTCTGCTGCATTTCGAACAATGATCGATTCACGGTCTTCTTTGTTTATCCAAACGATAATATTTTCATCCTGTTCATTACTACCTTCTATGACAAAATAACTTTCTGTACCATGGTACAACTCAACCATATCAACGTTTGTAACGGCTGTATTTTCGATTACAAACTCACTAATTTCTGCTTTTTCAGCAACGATTGGTGAACGAATGGTTTGATAAAAATAAGTAGACATACTAACAATAACGACAACGAACAATGCAATACCGAAAATAATCCATTTCTTCATAGCAACCCTCTATGTCCGATAAATCGTAAACACCATTTTTGACCGGTCTTTTTGGTCAAGAGCTAAG
It contains:
- a CDS encoding DUF5590 domain-containing protein, whose amino-acid sequence is MKKWIIFGIALFVVVIVSMSTYFYQTIRSPIVAEKAEISEFVIENTAVTNVDMVELYHGTESYFVIEGSNEQDENIIVWINKEDRESIIVRNAADGITKDQVRSFALSELDPKKIISIRLGYENDRTVYEITYIDEEDRYSYYYMTFSDGTFVKRYSLRKETT